One region of Deltaproteobacteria bacterium genomic DNA includes:
- a CDS encoding type II toxin-antitoxin system HicA family toxin, which yields MGRLCGFRYREIIRRLKRSGFEFDRQAAGSHEIWYNPETNRYTTIPNHPGEIPEGTLKAILRQAGIEPEEFLER from the coding sequence ATGGGCCGTCTCTGCGGGTTCAGGTATCGGGAAATAATCAGGCGGCTCAAGCGGTCCGGTTTCGAGTTTGACCGACAGGCCGCAGGGAGCCACGAAATCTGGTACAACCCCGAAACAAACCGCTATACTACCATTCCCAATCATCCTGGCGAGATACCGGAAGGAACGCTCAAGGCCATTCTCAGGCAGGCAGGGATTGAGCCGGAGGAGTTTTTAGAGAGGTGA
- a CDS encoding 4Fe-4S binding protein, translating into MKSSQRPASGTSYKLPEEAARSGSNEVRLEHVTACRERFLHNHEDEVRGYSVETCLGTGGCSNAAVIDTGLADTIEKGLDALDIRSRIRAKIQGPLKMHHEFRVSISQCPNACSRPQIVDVGLIGARIPQVVEEACKGCMGCVEACREKAVSFWDKAPFPVIDSDRCLGCGACIAACPTGTIAEKATGYRILVGGRLGRHPRLGSELPDVFSREDVERIVPACAGIFLDEGTGDERFGDLVERLGMDRLMSAVRRRWPRAPSERYRSG; encoded by the coding sequence ATGAAAAGCTCGCAGAGGCCAGCCTCAGGGACCTCGTACAAGCTCCCGGAAGAGGCCGCCCGCTCCGGCTCCAACGAGGTCCGTCTCGAGCACGTGACTGCATGCAGGGAGCGGTTTCTCCACAACCATGAGGACGAGGTCCGAGGTTACAGTGTCGAGACATGCCTTGGTACCGGAGGCTGCTCCAACGCAGCCGTGATCGACACCGGGCTCGCGGACACCATCGAAAAGGGCCTTGACGCCCTCGACATCAGGTCCCGCATAAGGGCCAAGATACAGGGCCCCCTCAAGATGCACCACGAGTTCCGGGTCTCCATCTCCCAGTGTCCCAACGCCTGCTCCAGGCCCCAGATCGTGGACGTGGGCCTCATTGGGGCCCGCATCCCCCAGGTTGTCGAAGAGGCGTGCAAGGGATGCATGGGCTGTGTTGAAGCGTGCAGGGAAAAGGCCGTCTCCTTCTGGGACAAGGCCCCTTTCCCGGTCATCGATTCTGACAGATGCCTGGGCTGCGGGGCGTGCATCGCGGCCTGCCCAACGGGGACCATCGCGGAAAAGGCGACTGGCTACCGGATCCTCGTGGGCGGAAGGCTCGGCCGACACCCCAGACTCGGAAGCGAGCTTCCGGACGTCTTTTCGCGGGAGGATGTGGAGCGGATCGTTCCAGCCTGCGCCGGGATCTTTCTCGACGAAGGGACTGGGGATGAAAGGTTCGGGGACCTGGTGGAACGCCTCGGAATGGACCGGCTCATGTCGGCCGTCAGGCGTCGATGGCCTCGCGCACCTTCAGAGCGATATCGCTCAGGGTGA
- a CDS encoding PAS domain S-box protein, giving the protein MDKSALRATLERQSVILRSIGDAVIATDSGGDVELMNPVAEALTGWKEEDARGRPLAEVFRIVNEETRAELESPVARVLREGVVVRLANHTLLLSRDGREIPITDSGAPIRDESGAITGVVLVFRDQTAEREAQARLLESGEMFRATFEQAAVGMILLSLDGGFLRANRFFMGMTGYSAHELYSMNIMDMIPPEDRAMGMDCMRQLKDGKALTCGTEKRLVRRDGSLIWVEMAASLVEEMEGVPGYFVVSAKDITGRKEAERQLRMLSVAVEQAGESIVVTDRAGNIQYVNKAFERTTGYTRQEAIGQNPRILKSGKHDEGFYRRLWKTISSGRTWQGRFVNRRKDGTLYTEDVVISPVFDESGSIVNYVAGKYDVTEHVKVEAQFQQAQKMESVGRLAGGVAHDFNNMLGVIMGYAELALSRIGQDSPVRGHLEKILSAAERSTGIIQQLLAFAKRQPAAPVVLDINKTAEGMLKMLKRLIGEDIALEWLPGPDLWKVKIDPAQVDQILVNLCVNARDAIADVGKITIETANVHLDEAYCADHPGLVPGDYAMLAVSDTGCGMDKETLEKAFEPFFTTKEVGKGTGLGLATVYGIVKQNSGFINIYSEPGQGTTIKIYLPRVGGEAAEIKEAPKAVPGGRGETVLVVEDEEAILDLAATMLERLGYRVLRARTAEKAIEIAGLHREIRLLLTDVVMPGMNGRDLAGRLSAISPGLKVLYMSGYTANVIAHHGVLDEGVKFLQKPFTLSDIALKVREAIDA; this is encoded by the coding sequence ATGGACAAGTCCGCTTTGAGGGCAACTCTCGAGCGCCAAAGTGTGATCCTCAGATCCATCGGGGATGCGGTCATCGCCACTGATTCTGGAGGCGATGTGGAGCTCATGAATCCCGTGGCCGAGGCCCTTACGGGCTGGAAGGAGGAGGATGCCCGCGGCAGGCCGCTTGCCGAGGTCTTTCGCATAGTGAACGAGGAGACCCGTGCTGAGCTGGAGAGCCCTGTGGCCCGGGTGCTTAGGGAGGGGGTGGTGGTGAGGCTCGCCAATCACACCTTGCTTCTTTCCCGTGACGGCCGCGAGATCCCCATCACCGACAGCGGGGCCCCCATCCGGGACGAATCAGGCGCCATCACCGGAGTAGTCCTGGTCTTTCGCGACCAGACCGCAGAGCGCGAGGCCCAGGCGCGGCTCCTTGAAAGCGGGGAGATGTTCCGTGCGACCTTCGAGCAGGCCGCTGTGGGCATGATCCTTCTCTCACTCGACGGGGGCTTTCTGCGGGCGAATCGTTTCTTCATGGGCATGACAGGTTACTCCGCACATGAACTCTATTCTATGAACATTATGGACATGATCCCGCCCGAGGATAGGGCGATGGGCATGGATTGCATGCGTCAATTGAAAGACGGCAAGGCCCTGACCTGCGGGACTGAAAAGAGGCTCGTTCGCAGGGACGGATCCCTGATCTGGGTCGAGATGGCCGCCTCCCTGGTTGAGGAGATGGAGGGGGTGCCCGGGTATTTCGTGGTCTCTGCCAAGGACATCACCGGGCGCAAGGAGGCCGAGCGCCAACTCAGGATGCTTTCAGTTGCGGTCGAGCAGGCGGGCGAGTCAATCGTTGTCACCGATCGCGCGGGGAACATCCAGTATGTGAACAAGGCCTTCGAGAGGACTACCGGATATACGCGGCAGGAGGCTATCGGCCAGAACCCGCGCATCCTCAAGAGCGGGAAACACGACGAGGGCTTTTACCGGAGGCTCTGGAAGACCATCTCGTCCGGAAGGACATGGCAGGGAAGGTTCGTGAACCGGAGAAAGGACGGGACGCTCTACACCGAAGACGTCGTTATCTCTCCCGTGTTCGACGAATCCGGATCCATTGTGAACTATGTCGCTGGGAAATACGACGTGACTGAGCACGTCAAGGTCGAAGCCCAGTTCCAGCAGGCCCAGAAGATGGAATCCGTGGGAAGGCTTGCCGGCGGGGTGGCCCACGACTTCAACAACATGCTTGGCGTCATCATGGGCTATGCCGAGCTCGCCCTTTCAAGGATCGGCCAGGATTCGCCGGTAAGGGGCCATCTCGAGAAGATCCTCTCTGCAGCTGAGAGATCGACCGGCATCATCCAGCAGCTCCTTGCCTTTGCTAAGAGACAGCCTGCTGCCCCAGTTGTCCTCGATATCAACAAGACCGCTGAAGGCATGCTCAAGATGCTCAAAAGGCTCATCGGCGAGGACATCGCGCTCGAGTGGCTGCCAGGTCCGGACCTATGGAAGGTCAAGATCGATCCTGCCCAGGTGGACCAGATCCTTGTAAACCTCTGCGTGAACGCAAGGGACGCCATAGCTGACGTGGGGAAGATCACCATCGAGACGGCAAACGTGCATCTCGATGAGGCCTACTGCGCAGACCACCCAGGTCTTGTCCCCGGAGACTATGCGATGCTCGCAGTGAGCGATACTGGCTGCGGCATGGACAAGGAGACACTGGAAAAGGCCTTTGAGCCCTTCTTCACCACCAAGGAGGTCGGAAAGGGCACCGGGCTCGGGCTTGCAACCGTTTACGGCATTGTCAAACAGAACTCTGGTTTCATCAACATCTACAGCGAGCCTGGACAGGGAACGACCATAAAGATCTATCTTCCCAGGGTGGGTGGTGAGGCCGCCGAGATAAAGGAAGCGCCGAAGGCCGTCCCTGGCGGCCGTGGTGAGACGGTGCTGGTGGTGGAAGACGAAGAGGCGATCCTCGATCTTGCCGCGACCATGCTTGAAAGGCTCGGATACAGGGTACTCCGTGCCCGGACAGCGGAAAAGGCCATAGAGATCGCGGGTCTCCACAGGGAGATCCGGCTTCTCCTCACAGACGTGGTCATGCCCGGGATGAACGGCCGCGATCTTGCCGGCCGGCTGTCAGCCATCTCCCCGGGCCTCAAGGTGCTTTACATGTCGGGTTATACGGCAAACGTCATCGCCCATCACGGGGTCCTGGACGAGGGCGTCAAATTCCTTCAGAAGCCCTTCACCCTGAGCGATATCGCTCTGAAGGTGCGCGAGGCCATCGACGCCTGA